In Colletotrichum higginsianum IMI 349063 chromosome 1, whole genome shotgun sequence, the DNA window GAGACCTAATATTACAATTTAATAAGTTATAGGTAATAAGAGCCCTACTTAATTAGTAaaatataagtagtatagcctttatataaataagagATAGAATTAAGTAAATAATTCCCTAAGAATAGAAGAACTATAATACAAATTACATAAGAATAAGATAAAATTAAATCTGTATACTAAGAATATAGAATCTATATACTAAGAATATAGTACCTATATACTAAGAGTATAGTAcctatatattaaatatataaatacctCTAGGACTATATAAGTagacttatatatagaataagcTTAAATGCACTTAAGAATAGacttctatagctctttagtaattaactttgTAATTATCCCTTTAGATACTCTTAGTActctttactagtaattaatattataagccccttattaagtatataattaattactgTATTCTCTAAAAACTTAATTcttttagtataatttatagtactattccCTAGCTTTATTACCTTAGCTTCTACTAATAGATACTACTACAGAAAGCTAActataatattaatttagaggaatacttactaaatattATAAATGTACTCcttaatataataaagaaTAAATTTCTAATTGTATACTTACTTCTAGAGGAATATAAAATTCTAAGTAAGCTAGTTAAATTAAAATGCGCACTATATAAGTTGCAAGAGGTACTTATTCTATAGTATAAGGAATTTACTAAAATACTAAAGTATATTAGACTTATTCCCTTTACTAAGAACCCCTTTTTCTTCTATAATTTAAGTAGGAAAGTCTATATAGTATTCTTTATAGATAATATTCTTATTCTATACTATAAGACTAATAAGAAGAATAGGAGGAAAGTAATTAATAAGCTAaaaaaagtatataaaatAAAGAATTAGAATTTAGTAGAGTACTACTTAGAAATTAGAGTCCTATACAATAGAATATTCTAAAAAAtctattttatttataataaatatattaaaaAAATAGCTAATAAATTTAGACTAATAAATAGattattcttagtaattCTACTACTAATAATTAACTTTAAAAAGAACTAAGGCTAAATTATAAAAGAAGAAATAAAGGAGTACTAGAAGAAAGTAgaatttatactatatactataattataGTCTACTTAAATATTActtttatatttataattctattataattattaataaatttatttaaattttatatttaagtagtaaattaaataatataatacttatatactatttagTATTTTAGAATTATATTTAGTAGTACTAAGGGAGTATTAGTATTGCaaattatatttaatacCTCCTTTGTAAATAActctaaaatataaaaattattataaaattatattattttaatattTAGTAAATTTATTTAGTAGAAAGTAAattaataagtaataattaCTACTTTAACTACTAAAATTAAGCTACTAAGTTTAAAAGTTATAGAGAAAGAGACAATTATATTAAAAAGGCTCTTTAGAAATATACTTCTAAATATAGGGAATATATAGAAAATCTACTATAATAACTAGTAAACTatttatttaattataagtaaaggAGAGTACTTATTAATAAAGCTctaatatattaatatttaaaatatataattaaagtaGGAATATAGTAAGAGGAGCTTTAAAGTAGTCTATAtactaataaataatatactaataaataaattaattaaaaaCTTACTAAAAGTAAAATTTAAATACTTTAAATTACTTTTaaattttattaatatataaacTCTAATTAAGAAGACTATTCCTCCTaattaataagcttaaatATAAAAAGTAAAGTAACtctatagtctaattaattaagtatttaaaAGTAAACTCTTACTTAAGAACTCTATTTAAATTAAACTCCTCTCTAAATATTTATTCTAAAAAGAAATAGTAATTATACTCTATAGCCTATTTATAGTAAACTAACTACTTAAACTTATTAaataaagtaattatagaatttacTATTATAGGGAATAGAGAAAATAAAgttataagtataattagtatagtGTGTAATTTAATTAACTACTTACTTTAAATAATAAGTCCCCTAAGAATAGGAGTTATAGGAgtaataattatacttaGAGGGAATTTAATTTAACTCTAATTTCTACTAAATTAACTACTAAGTAGAATATTTAACTTAAAGGGAGAGAGTAAAGTACTAGTAATTTATATTTTAgtatattcttaataatGTAGGCTAATAGGAAgaatagtattaataagtaGAATTTAAAATTTTAAGTTAATTAGAGTAAAGCTACTTTTAactattatataattaattataagtatatttatagtaGTAGACTCTCTATTTAATTTAactttattaaatttaagactagtagtatttaatatataataaactaaattactatagaattTCTTATTCTATAAGAATATTAATTAGAAAGGGATAATTTAAGAGGAAAAGataaaatatatataaagctACTTATTAGTTAGCTTCTCTAAGTAAGTAAGAATTAGGAAATTTAAAGTAACTAGTTAAATATAGTCTAGAGTAGGAATATAAATAATCTTCCtctagtagtattaaatatACTCATAAGaaatactattaaatttatGAATTCTATTATAATACTCCCTTTTAGAACTACTATAGAGAGTACTCTTAATATAActaatataaataataatttaaATTAGGCTTTTAAGTACTTCTTATAATTTTTAATTATACTTCTTCTAGTACTATTATTTAGAAATAGAAAGTAAATAACTACTTAAGTCTCTAGAATACTTTAAATTAAGACTACTCTTAGAAATAAACTTCTCTTTAGGAGAGGAGTAGAATAAATATTTTCTTtaaataataaattatagtaattaatattCTTACTAGTATAATTTTTAGTATTATTCTTTATTTAATTACTCTTACTCTCcttattattactatttcTACTACTAGTACTACTAGTAGAAAGATTATTTCTACTAGAAATAGTAGAGTAGGAGGaattattactaatagtattTTATAGTTAAGgaatttaaattaaaaagtCCTCTTTAAGGGGGAATTTATTCTTAAGAAATTAGTTAGaattattatttttactagAGGAGTTAGTAGAAGAATTAATTAgaaataatataattaaaatTTAATTAGTTAAATAGGGAGGAATCTTCTACTAAAAATAGGGAAATAAGTAAGTACTTTTAGaattagtatttaatttCTACTCTTCTATATAAATgaattaattataataatacTTCTcctaatactaatagtaagTTTATACTTTCTTCTCCTATTTTAACTAATTAAATTCTTTAAAAAGCTTATTTATAGAAATAAAGTTAAAAGGAAGCTAATATAAAGGAGTAATTAACTTAAGTATTTTAAAATTAGTAAATATACTAGTAGAGGAAGTAGCTTTAgttttataatagtatatatactgagaaatataattaataatagGAGACTTAAATTAATTCTTCTCTTTAGAATAGTAGTAATTAGAAAAATTAGTATTACTAAAAGAAGAATATAGAGAATTACTATTACTAGAAATAAAGTAGTTAGTATTAGTAGaataaataataagaataatattattaaataaatttaaaatttaaaaattagtaattactaaattactttataaataaaagAATTTATAATTAGAATTCTTATTTATAAGAAGAGGAATTAAATTAAAAGAATAATAGAATTTAATTTCCTTATTTTCTTATAGGGGAGTAGAAGTAAATATTCTATAGACTAGGaaattaaaaataaaaagtagaaaattagaattattagaattcttaattttagTAGGAGTAGAACTAAAAGAATTAAAGgaattaattaatttaagtatTCCTATATATTAAAAATTAAATATTAGTAGGAAAATAATTAAAAGGAACTATaaaataatataaaagtATAAATTTAATGTAAATAATAATTTActtatttaataatttagAGGGAataaagaagaaaaagagaaaaaaggaaaaagagcTATAAATTAAAAAGTTAAAATAAATACTAGTTTAATTAAGCTACTTATTAGTAAAAGTAGGAGCTAAAAAGAGTAATAGTATTTttctaattataataaaAGTAAGTACTAATTACTAAATTTAGAAAAAATAATTAGAATAATTATTACAATTTATTAAGAGAGATTAAAATTTCTTTTAAAATAGTTATTTagtaacgtacacgcatagcgagtcggccaacatagcgagccggccactccttatcgctagaaaaagccccttttctaactatttattaaaaagtagattcttaactaataaagacctagtttttagcattagataacgataagagttagattttaagaaataatagtattaaaattattatctctttctagcctatattactaagcttacctcttatctaggcctctagataagaggattactaagaacctagggttaggaagagacaataatttctacaatattatttcttaaaatctaactcttatcgttatctaatactaaaaactaggtctttattagttaagaatctactttttaataaatagttagaaaaggggctttttctagcgataaggagtggccggctcgctatgttggccgactcgctatgcgtgtacgttaatATAGAGGCTATTTAAAAATACTATTTACTTAAAATTTCCTTTATTACTAGAAATAGAGTCTATTTATATAACTatttaaatataattatatttagGGGGGTATATTATAAAGTAGaactactttataagttacattaaattatataagttaCATAAAGGTAATATATAATTAGTCTTATAGGTATTTTAACTTAAACTATTGTATAGAATAGATTTTAGAAAGATTAACTACTATTTACTCTCTTATTCCTAGACGTATAGTGCTTATTACAATTATAAAGGCTAAATAAGCTCTAGCTATAATGAGCTACTAGTAGCCTAGAGTTCTAGGTTGCATATACAGCTCTTACAGTTCCATGTAGGGAAGCGCACTAAATATTAAGATGCTCTCTCTTTCATCGTTGCGTGCTGGCACTTGCTGTCCATTGAGTCGTGCTTTTTGCGCCTTTGCCTGTCAACGGGCCTGTCGACCGCTTGAAGCCCATAGTCGCCTTAAGTGCGAGCGCCTCCCCCAACTGGCCACTGCTCATCGCTTTCAACATGAGTGATGCTGTGGACTCCGGCATCAAAGCTGATCGACGTGGTCAAGGGCCAGGGCCCGGATCTTGTCGTTCTCCCAGAACTATAGTCCACTAGGTAAGCTTTTTTTCTCGGAAGATAGTTTGCCTTATTTACAACAAGGCTCGATGCACTCTGTTCAAACTCCGCAGTAGCACCGGAGTTTTGGAACTATGAGTTTGCCTTTTGCGAACCCTCCTGCTTCCGTTAGTCATTTCTACCCCAGCATGGCCTTCAAAATGTGCGTCCAACGTGAGCACGTTCACTTTGCCACGTCTTCTTACTTCGCCAATGTCGAAGGAGAGGCTTCGCTCTGGTGGGAGAACGAGTGGGTCAACacgggcgccgtcgacgtctaCTCCGTCTTCGGCAGTGGCTACTCCTTCTTACCGGCCGTGGGCGCATCTCCGGTCACAGATGAATTCTGCACGCGGGTGGCCATATAGGCGCCCACGCCAGCTTCGACGCGTGCGGGCTCAACGAATCAGTCACGTAAGACATCGACGGCCAGGCATAATGGGGTGCGCTGAGCCAGATCGTGGAAAGCTAATCGCAGGAGGTACCGAAGATCGAGGGTGTCCTTTCCAAGCACAGGACCAACCCGATCGAATGCCTGGAATCTGGATAACTCATCATCCCGTCGTCTTAGTAAGGCGGGAAACTAGGGTAAATGGGGACTCAGACTGCTGCCGGAAGCTCATTCAGACGTCAAACGGACCGGAGACTCCCTGTTCTGTAACGTGCCTTGTGATCAGTAAATGGCAGTAAAAACAAGATAAACTAGTTGATTAGGTTGCCAGGGGTCTTATTTCCGTTTTCCATTTTTACGGGGAGAAATGTCAGCGGCCCGGTTGAACTAAGGCGGCGCAAAAGGATGCCGAGATGTGACCGATGGGACATTTGTGGCATGTAGAGCCAAAGTTACAATCACCGTCACAGTCGCGGTTATAGTTACCTCAAGCTCGCAACGCTTTCCTAATCAAGGTTTGCACTTGCTTTGATGCACAGGACAAGTCTAAATCTCCCAATCAGACGGCGGGGGGGTGTGGAGGGGCGGTGATACTCGAACGTTGGCCTCTCTTCCTGAGCTGCAGCTGTATTATGATGGTCTGTTGCACGAACAGTGCAGGGTTTTAGGGGTAAGTTCCATGCTTCTTGACATGCTAACTCCGCATATAAACTCATGACGTACAAAGTTACAGTACATCGTATGAGGGAAAACTAAATAACGGGCCAGCAGGTTGCCAGAAGTACATCGTATTGTAAATGATGGCTAAACCCAAACTAATAGGGAGGAACATCGCCTAGGCGGGTGATTAGAAAGTACCTGCACAAAGACAAGAAACATCCGGCCGCTTACCATCGTATGTGTCAGACACTGGAATACGTGGCTTAGGCGGTCTCGCGTGCGAGAAATCGTCTTGCTGTTCTAATGACGGGCAGCCGTAATGAGCAGCAAACCACCACCATCCCAGCCAGGCAAggttgaagggggggggacccTCATCACTTAtcgcttgacctttatgggccccaaCTAACGAACGGGctgagtcatcggcgaaaaTCACCCTTTTTATCACGAACTTAACCAGCAGTTACTGTCTGCTGTAACGCCCTGAGCGCTGTAACCAACAGTAAGGTATTTTACACTTCACCGCGACAACCGGACTCCGAGGCAGGCCCCCTCTCGTCCCGCTGAGGGCCATGTTCATATTCCCGATCTCATCATTGTGGATGGACCTGCCGTTCCTTCTTGCGTTCTTCTTTGCCAAACGTCTCAGGATCGTTTTTGGTGGGTGTGGTGCGCGCGGACTGGATGTCCGATACTCATCCATGGCGTCCGGCTGCGGCTATTGCCAACCTACGCTTCAATAGTCACGATCAGCACGTTGCATCTAACTATAACGGTACGGAGCACTTGTGTTTTACTTTATGACTTGGGAACTTGACGAATCAGATGGCAGACATGGGTGGATAGTCGAGTCCACTTCTTCGCCGTAGCATCTAATGGCGAGTCGTAATGTCAACGCAACATCAGATTGAACAGGAGTGGACCAACAAGAGGTTATCTGCACTAAGCAGGCTGGTTCTGGTTTGTGATGCGGGGCTGTTGTTTTCCTGCTTTGCTTGTCGATGCCCAGGGCTGGAGCAGACCGGATGGCTGTCTACTCATTTCAGGAGAGACTCGGGTTTGTTTGCATTTATGTTAATCGAGACCCGAACAACATCTTTCACTGTTACGTACTCTCACAACAAGGCCAAATGCGCGCCAATAAAAATAACAATTAAAATACTATTCATTTCAACTAGCATCCAACCCAAGCACCGCTTTGGCTGCCCTCAACCCACCCACCCTGTCAGACTATCTACGATGTAGACGCGGACCATCTCCGCTTTCGTTTGGACTTTGTCGATAAGCTTGCATCCCGTCGTAACCCCACGCGCACAACGCTCGAGTTGCATGACTCAAGTGAGGCAATATTCGCGCCGAACACTGCCTGCCATAGCTACTATGAGGTAAGCGGGGACCATTCTGCCGTCCGTGACGGGCGGTGACCTCGCTGACCAAGATGATTAAGCTTTGCCGGATATGCGACTGGAGACGGCGCGCTGCACAATGCATGCAGTCAACGAGTCGTGGACGCATACACCTGACTTGTCTGCGACGGATACGGTCCCCCATCTTGCATTAATTTAGACAGACCCTTGCTTGTGTCATGACATTCTGGTGCTGTTCGCAAAGTTTATACTTTGTGCAGTTTGGGGGGGTTCCCCAGGTGAGGTCACACATGTGAAGCACCGGTTTGGCAGTTAAGTCACCCCCCGTTAAACTCCGGAGATATCAGTTGAGTTGTCCTCTTTCAGTGTCGCCCTGCATATTACTCGCTCATTAGCCAGTATTTCGATGGCCATCTCGGGGGATGGATGTCGTTGCTTTGAAGCTCACCACCATCTCCGGGCACCGATCATCGATCGACATCAGCGCCATGGACCCAGTTCGAGACCACGAACCCGCCATAAGGTTACGAACGAGAAAAAGCTTGGCCACCATGACGGAGGAGTCCACGCTGGCGATGGACCCTGTCCACACATCTACGGACATGTCCCCGTCCACATTCACACGGGACCGGTCCGGTCCGACCAAGGCCTCGATAGACAAAGAGAACACCTCAATGGCGGAACATGATAGAAAAAGTGGCGGATCGCAGGAGCCCCGGGTTGTTCCTCCGGCCCCAAAGTACCTGTCAGGCGCCAGCCTAGTAGTCGTGATTACCTGTGTGGTTGTAGTCGCCTGGTTGATGTTCCTGGATAGCTCCATCATAGTCACTGTGAGAGCCTCCGGCCGAGAAACTATCCCCCATACTCCGGCCTCCCGACATCGCTAAGAACCCTGTAGGCTATCCCGGCAATAACAGACGAGTTCCACTCGCTGAAAGATATCGGGTGGTACGGCAGCGCGTATCACGTCGCCAACGCGGCCTTTCAACCACTCACAGGCAGGATTTACCGCTACTTCAGCTCAAAGGCAAGAAATTGGCTACCGACAGCCCGGTGTGGTGTTTGGTGTTGGTGGATAAACAATGCTGATTCAAAACAGTGGTCATTTTTTGCCTTTTTGGTCTTGTTCGAAATCGGGTCCCTAATTTGCGGGGCGGCCCCGTCCTCCGTGATCCTGATCGTCGGCAGAGTCGTCGCGGGCATAGGGAGTGCTGGGATCATGAGCGGCGGTCTAACGATCGTCGCCGGAGCAGTGCCGCTTGAGAGAAGGCCCGGTACGTGTGCCACGCCAGAATATGTTTTCTGCAAAGTTGTTTCTCTGACAAGCAGCTGTACTATATTGCAGCTCTTATGGGTCTGGTCATTGGCCGTAAGTGTTACCCACCTCCCGGTGCCTGACGTCGCCGTGAAGGCTAACCGCTTGATTTAAGTTGCCAACAGGTAAACTTACTGTAGACTTCAGATTGCCATGATGTCACATTCTAACTTGCCCTGACTAGTGGAAGCGTCTTTGGTccggtcctcggcggcgtgaTAACCCAATTCAGCACTTGGAGATGGAGTGAGGACTTTCATCAAAAGAACCCCAACATCCCCGAGGAAAATCCGATGCTGACAAGAAACAAACCTAATTAGCTTTCTATATCAACCTTCCAGTTGGGGGGATGGCGCTGATCTTTCTGGCCTGGTGCGATATCCCCGACCAGGTACCTAAACCCAGCCCAATGACGGTGCTCCCGCAGCTTCACACGTACCTCGACTTTGTCGGGTTTGTGCTCTGCGCCGGAGCGGCCGTCATGTTCCTCATCGCATTGGAGCTCGGAGGCAACGAGTTACCCTTCAACAGCCCCACCGTGATAGGGATGTTCTGCGGCTCTGCGGGAGCTCTGGGCGCGTTCCTCTCATGGAACTACCACAAGGGGGACGACGGGCTGATCCCGCCATCGATGGTCCGTAAAAGGCCCGTTTGGTCCGCTGCCGCCACTACCTTCACTCTGGTTGGTTCGGCAATGATTCAGATCTACTTGCTGCCGCTGTACTTCCAGACAGTCCAAGGGGCCTCGCCGGCCCAGAGCGGCGTCAACGTCCTACCAAGCATTTTGTCACAACTGGTTTTCGCCTACGGAGGGGGCTTGCTCGGTACGGAAGCCCAGAGAATATTCCAGGCGGCACGAGACGCAGGGTTTCGCTAACACGCTTCTCCGGAACAGTCGGTAAACTCGGGTGTTATTTGCCGTGGGCCGTGGGAGGAACGGCCATGACAATCATCGCAGGTGGCCTTTTCACGACGCTGACGCCGACAACCTCTGTGGCGAAATGGGTGGGCTTTCAGATCCTGACGGGCGCTGGGAGGGGTGTCGTGTTACAACTGGTAAGAGACAGGCTTGAGTAGACCAGCGCATTTcgcttgccgccgccgccgttcaACTATCAACTGACGCTGGCCAGCCAAGCATCGCCGTCCAGGCGAATCTGCCACCCGAGCAAATCTCCATGGGCATGTCCTTTGTGACTTTCTCGCAGTTTATGGGGTCTGCCGTTGCCCTTTCCACGGGCAACGCAATATTCGTCGGGGCGCTGAAGCAGGATCTTCCGCGATACTCGCCGAACGTCGACGTTGCGGCGGTACTCGGCGCAGGAGCCACGGGGTTCCGCACAGTTGTTTCCGAGAACGAACTGTCGGGAGTGCTCGAGGCATATGTTTCAAGCATTAACAAAGAGTTCTACTTGTCTCTGGGGTTTGCCATTGCGTCTTTCGGCTTTGCATGGGGCATGGGCTGGAAAGATGTCCGGCCGCCCAAGCAGCCTGGCCAGGCCTGACTCGAGAGTGTGGTTTTGCAAGGTCGAACTCCCGGCGTCACTTAGATAGCAACAGTATCGCAGCCAAGAAACCGGTGCTTGGCGGCTTTGGATCGTATTTTAATGCAGGTGTTTTCACCCAGACGCGTTTTTAAACAAAGACAGTCGCAACTACATTGCGCCGAGCGTTTCTCCTTCTTAATGAGACGTGTTGCTCTACGATATACACTGGGGCGGACCACAACAGAGCTGTAGTTGCTGTCCGGACGAGTCGACGGCCGACCGGGATGTGGGGGAGACGAGATGGTGGGCAAGCAACTGTTGGAAACAAGGCTTGATGTATCCATGAAGAGAGGGGTTTGGGTGACAGACTCAATATCTTGAAGCCCCGGCTCTCAAGCTGGCGTCGTTCACAGTTCAGAGCCGTGCGCAGCCGAAGGGTTATCCCGATGTGGTTTTCTGGTCTGATATCTGTGTATCGTCGGAATAATGCAGAAACGACagaaggaggggagaggaagggatGGAGGGCGGGGCGTAATGCGTGAACAATAGACCAAAACGAAAGTTTGAACGTCGGACATAGGCTTACATCGTAGGTGAGTTTCGGCGTTTATACggacgtcgacctcgagtACGAATGCATACGAACCACAAACCAACTGTCCGTTTCGCCAAAGTGTATCCGGAGTCAATGTAGCGGGCAACTGGGCCCCGGAAACGCTCCCGGCGACCTTGGTCATGAACCTGCAGGAAAGAAGATGGGGATTCCCCTTCTGTTCAGTTTCCCTAAAGGGCAGGAAGAGGAAATGTGTTTCACGACGGACCTGAACACTGACTACTGAGCCAAAGTTTCTTTGCAGTGCAACGCGACTAGGTGATTTCCAACTGAACAGACTTCGATTAACACCGAAGACGGCCGGAGTTTGTCCCTTGCACAACCACACACGGGGCGGGGGTCTGCTGAGAGCCTAGAGGCGCTTTGGTCAAGCGGTGAACTTGGTCTCGCTCGCGGGACCACTCGTGTACTCAGTCTCTCATCCtcctgtgtgtgtgtgtgtgtgtaacAGACAACATGGCCCCAGAAGACCAGTAGTGTCCTTCATTACTGGCTGATAGCCATTTGTACAATTGTAGCCAAAGTATGATTTACcgatgggatggatggtaTTGCGGGTGTCCCGCAGATAGTACGCTTGGCAAACTCTGCTTTGTCGAGGCTGAGGGGGGCTCCCAAGACCTCAGCCACAGGAAGGCTGTGGGCATTTGTTCGCTCGCGGAATCCACGTGCTATAGACTGGAATTGAGCGTTCGACCGGACCGCTCGACTCATTGCTCAATCGTTGCTCACAGTTATACGGAGACATGCAAGCCAATGCCGTTCGGCATGGGTCAGCTTGAACACCACCACAACGCCAGCTGAAACAGGTCTGAAAGGTGGCCTGGCAAGATGGGTTGGCCAATGCACCCGGGCCGCCGCGAGTGAGGTCAGGGGTCGTGACTCAAGAGGGCATCGACTAGCCGGTGGGCGGTGGCTGGCGGTCAGGAAGCATTGGATCGAGCATCTGACCCGAAAGCGAAAGTTCCAGCATAGAGTTCATGTGATCCACGAGTTCATCTTGTCGTCCCACCGCTCCGTCCTTCTCTTTTTGCCTATCGAGAGGCGGTTAAattcaaaaaaaaaaaaaaaaaaaaaaaaaaaaaaagggtaCGGATAAGCTCTAGCTAGCGACGAGGTCCTGCTCTGCGTCGTGTCAGCACTCGGCACACCTTTTGATTTGGCCGACGGTTACGACAGTAGAGGCTGTTGAGTAGGGCCGGGATTAAAGCCCTTAGGGTTTTTTGGTCAACTACAGTACGCTTCTCCTCGCCTTAGAGTCCTTGGTAGGTAATAGCAGCATACCGGCATACTCGCCCAATGTTTCTCGAGCAATCTATTTTGCTTTCAATGCCAAGAGCCCAAGCCATGTTCCAAAGTCACTGTTTCCATCTCGCAGTGGCcacagccccctccccaagaTACAAGGTAGACACACACGTGCCGGGGCGTCGATCGGGCGGCGGACGAAACCCGTGGCCGCGGGCACTAGTCGCGGCCGCCGGGAGCCCAGGGTCAGCGGCTCGCCGGTTATGtcatccacccccccccccccccggcggTATATAGCATGACAAGGAATGGAGACCAAACTGATTACTAGTCGGTCGAGTACAAAGTCTAATTTTACTCACGCAGCAACAAAACGGGGGCCCAGCATTGTGGCAGGTCGTCCAGTCCCGCCCTGGCAGGCCGACTCGAGCATCTCAAACTCGCCAAGACACCTTTTGAGGCGCACCAGTCGATCCCTTTGGGGTATTCCCGTCGACAAACCGGGTAGATGCTGTACGCTTTTCTACGGGTTCCCAACTCGATCGACCATCAATCTCTTGGCCAAATCGATCCCCAAATATgcgctgtcgctgtcgctgaGGCTTTGGGCTTGGCATTGCGTTGTTTTTAGAATTGGGGTCCATCAACTGAGCATCTGATTCATCTCATGTCGAGCGCAATTACAACAGGTACACACGAACAATCACCACAGACGGTGCTGTGAGGTGAGGGAGGCACCCGCCGAGTCAATATCGACTCTGGCTGACTGCTGACTCTGTTAATCAAGCACGCAATCTGTCTCAATAAAAACACGTACAACGTAAACGGCGCCACACACCGTCTTCGCCGTATAGTATTCTGCAACCGAGTGGGTCACAATGAAAACAGAGTTTCTAGGTGGATTGGCCACTATTGCAGACACATGAGAACTCGTCGGAACTCTCTTTATCGGCACTATCCCGTTACATCACTGACCTTTTTGTTCTACATACTAACTAacccttccctccctcccccccctcttcgcattcaccccccccccccccacacacacCCTAACCAAAAGATCTACAACATTCCAGAGTTGTGGTTGAGCCAACATGTGCCAGCTTGTCATG includes these proteins:
- a CDS encoding Nitrilase, coding for MSLPFANPPASVSHFYPSMAFKMCVQREHVHFATSSYFANVEGEASLWWENEWVNTGAVDVYSVFGSGYSFLPAVGASPVTDEFCTRVAI
- a CDS encoding Efflux pump; the encoded protein is MTEESTLAMDPVHTSTDMSPSTFTRDRSGPTKASIDKENTSMAEHDRKSGGSQEPRVVPPAPKYLSGASLVVVITCVVVVAWLMFLDSSIIVTAIPAITDEFHSLKDIGWYGSAYHVANAAFQPLTGRIYRYFSSKARNWLPTARCGVWCWWINNADSKQWSFFAFLVLFEIGSLICGAAPSSVILIVGRVVAGIGSAGIMSGGLTIVAGAVPLERRPGTCATPEYVFCKVVSLTSSCTILQLLWVWSLAVSVTHLPVPDVAVKANRLI
- a CDS encoding Efflux pump; the protein is MALIFLAWCDIPDQVPKPSPMTVLPQLHTYLDFVGFVLCAGAAVMFLIALELGGNELPFNSPTVIGMFCGSAGALGAFLSWNYHKGDDGLIPPSMVRKRPVWSAAATTFTLVGSAMIQIYLLPLYFQTVQGASPAQSGVNVLPSILSQLVFAYGGGLLVGKLGCYLPWAVGGTAMTIIAGGLFTTLTPTTSVAKWVGFQILTGAGRGVVLQLPSIAVQANLPPEQISMGMSFVTFSQFMGSAVALSTGNAIFVGALKQDLPRYSPNVDVAAVLGAGATGFRTVVSENELSGVLEAYVSSINKEFYLSLGFAIASFGFAWGMGWKDVRPPKQPGQA